One part of the Brachyspira sp. SAP_772 genome encodes these proteins:
- the rpsI gene encoding 30S ribosomal protein S9 produces the protein MASKQLTIFTGKRKTANARVRITLGSGKILINGKNYAEYFCNRAALLKVVEDALKVTGNLGKYDVYANVRGGGVSAQADAVRHGIAKALIGESQDFRTTLKRNGFLTRDSRVVERKKYGRSGARKLFQFSKR, from the coding sequence ATGGCATCTAAACAATTAACTATATTCACAGGCAAAAGAAAAACTGCTAATGCTAGAGTTCGTATAACTTTAGGCAGCGGCAAAATTTTAATAAATGGTAAGAATTATGCTGAATATTTCTGTAATAGAGCAGCTTTACTTAAAGTTGTGGAAGACGCTTTAAAAGTAACAGGAAATTTAGGTAAATATGACGTATATGCTAATGTACGCGGCGGCGGAGTTTCTGCTCAAGCTGATGCTGTTAGACATGGTATAGCTAAAGCCTTAATAGGTGAGAGTCAAGACTTTAGAACTACTTTAAAACGTAATGGTTTCCTTACAAGAGACTCTCGTGTGGTTGAACGTAAAAAATACGGTAGATCTGGTGCTAGAAAGCTATTCCAATTCTCAAAACGTTAA
- a CDS encoding TraR/DksA family transcriptional regulator: MNAKKLKKFKDLILEEKRKTLDELLSGNESYETLKEDAHGDLADIAFQAYEKQNLVSFSQKERDRLDMLNNALKRIEDGSYGKCIDCKEEINEERLTAIPYTLRCINCMSKYEDKKRREKM; encoded by the coding sequence ATGAATGCTAAAAAATTAAAGAAATTTAAAGATTTAATCTTAGAAGAAAAAAGAAAGACTTTAGATGAATTATTAAGCGGTAATGAATCTTACGAAACACTTAAAGAAGATGCTCATGGGGATTTGGCTGATATAGCTTTTCAGGCTTACGAAAAACAAAATTTAGTATCTTTTTCACAAAAAGAAAGAGACAGATTAGATATGCTTAATAATGCTCTTAAAAGAATTGAAGATGGCTCTTATGGTAAATGTATAGATTGTAAAGAAGAAATTAATGAAGAGAGATTAACTGCTATACCATATACTTTAAGATGTATTAATTGTATGTCTAAATATGAAGATAAAAAACGTCGTGAAAAAATGTAA
- the priA gene encoding primosomal protein N', which yields MYVKVVFNLPIDKVLTYKKPDDINDSLIGCRVIAPIRNRGTKGIVIEETDDLDGDYKVLPITTRIDLEPICSENEFNLAKWMSRYYHSSYGEALFAALPAGNPSKKKTTPKPIKVKQKPYLKLNDEQENVLNIILKSIEKEKKAKSFLLHGVTGSGKTEVYLQAIKRVVDLGKQAIVILPEISLTPQTIKRFAERFEGKIAVLHSKLSPTAKYRYWQMIRNNEIKIVIGARSAIFSPTPNLGIIVIDEEHETSYKSNETPRYHARQIAFYRKERENATLILGSATPSLESYYHALNGTIELLTLTKRAASINMPEVKILDLKKEKRADSFPMLTQTLVEEINKKLELKEQIILFLNRKGYAPVVSCSHCGVVLECPNCSVSLTYHKKKNVVMCHYCGYTQFVEELCDKCNIGHFERIGTGTEKVEENLNTLFPNAVIERMDQETVGGTKKYEDIFKRFADKEIDILIGTQMIAKGLDFPNVTLVGVLLADMSLHIPDFRSAERTFNLITQVAGRSGRGDKKGVVYIQAFNTNHYAILYAKEHDYISFYNREIENRKHTAGLPYPPFLRLVRIVVRGIDAKKVESDANIIADLARTLTYKYTEKVEILGATPCTMSKLNKYYRWNILIKTLSHSLLKEFFESLNKSFIAQKGNYIEIDIDPISML from the coding sequence ATGTATGTTAAAGTTGTTTTTAACCTTCCTATAGATAAGGTACTTACATACAAAAAACCTGATGATATAAATGATAGTTTGATAGGCTGTAGGGTTATAGCTCCTATAAGAAATAGAGGCACTAAGGGTATTGTAATAGAAGAGACTGATGACCTTGATGGAGATTATAAAGTACTGCCTATCACTACTAGAATAGACCTTGAACCTATATGCTCTGAAAATGAATTTAATTTAGCTAAATGGATGAGCAGATATTATCACTCTTCCTACGGTGAGGCATTATTTGCTGCTTTACCCGCTGGAAATCCTTCCAAAAAGAAAACTACTCCTAAACCTATAAAAGTTAAACAAAAACCTTACCTTAAACTTAATGATGAACAAGAAAATGTTTTAAATATAATATTAAAAAGCATAGAAAAAGAAAAAAAAGCTAAAAGTTTTTTGCTTCATGGTGTTACTGGAAGCGGTAAAACAGAAGTTTATTTGCAGGCTATAAAAAGGGTAGTGGATTTAGGAAAACAGGCTATAGTTATACTTCCAGAAATATCTCTAACCCCTCAAACCATAAAAAGATTTGCTGAAAGGTTTGAAGGAAAGATTGCTGTGCTTCATAGTAAATTATCTCCTACTGCTAAATATAGATATTGGCAGATGATAAGAAATAATGAGATAAAAATTGTGATAGGAGCAAGAAGTGCTATATTTTCTCCTACCCCTAATCTTGGTATTATAGTGATAGATGAAGAGCATGAAACTAGTTATAAATCAAATGAAACTCCGAGGTATCATGCTAGGCAAATTGCTTTCTATAGAAAAGAGAGAGAAAATGCTACACTTATTTTGGGAAGTGCTACTCCTTCTCTTGAAAGTTATTATCATGCTTTAAATGGCACTATAGAGCTTCTTACTCTCACTAAAAGAGCAGCATCAATTAATATGCCGGAAGTTAAGATTTTGGATTTAAAAAAAGAAAAGAGGGCTGATTCTTTTCCAATGCTTACCCAAACACTGGTGGAAGAGATTAATAAAAAATTAGAGCTTAAAGAGCAGATAATATTATTTTTAAACAGAAAAGGATATGCACCAGTGGTGAGCTGTTCCCATTGCGGAGTGGTGTTGGAATGTCCTAATTGTTCTGTTTCGCTTACCTATCATAAAAAAAAGAATGTTGTTATGTGTCATTACTGCGGATATACTCAATTTGTAGAGGAGCTATGCGATAAATGTAACATTGGGCATTTTGAGAGAATTGGCACTGGTACAGAAAAAGTTGAAGAGAATCTTAATACTTTATTTCCAAATGCTGTTATAGAGAGAATGGATCAAGAAACTGTTGGCGGAACAAAAAAATATGAAGATATATTTAAAAGATTTGCAGACAAAGAAATAGATATTTTAATTGGAACTCAAATGATAGCTAAGGGGCTTGATTTTCCTAATGTTACTTTGGTTGGTGTTTTGCTTGCCGATATGTCGCTTCATATACCTGATTTTAGAAGTGCTGAGAGAACTTTTAATTTAATAACTCAAGTTGCGGGAAGAAGCGGAAGGGGAGATAAAAAAGGAGTTGTTTATATTCAAGCATTTAATACTAATCATTATGCTATACTTTATGCTAAAGAGCACGATTATATTTCTTTTTACAATAGAGAAATAGAAAATAGAAAACATACTGCAGGTTTGCCTTATCCTCCTTTTTTGAGATTGGTGAGGATTGTTGTACGAGGAATAGATGCCAAAAAAGTAGAAAGTGATGCCAACATTATAGCAGATTTAGCTAGAACTCTTACATATAAATATACTGAAAAAGTAGAAATATTGGGTGCTACTCCTTGTACTATGAGTAAGCTGAATAAATATTATAGATGGAATATTTTAATAAAAACTCTTTCGCATTCGCTCCTAAAAGAATTCTTTGAAAGTTTAAACAAATCCTTTATAGCTCAAAAAGGAAACTATATAGAAATAGATATAGACCCAATTAGTATGCTTTAA
- a CDS encoding response regulator: protein MDLDKNVIYEDDDLLSPIDVSKILGVSRTTVNYWVRHYGLKADVTPGKRYKIRYADLKVFLAFNKRDKRAKLKRRVSKYKIAIIEPIEITRKNYLQWLREDYEVSIVSNLTNPLNELKKILPDIILMDINLSDDKDYFYLLDEIKKEISLRMALIIIITKKYNEDDVVNGLEKGACDYVQKPVGQNELNARIKNALRFYIDV from the coding sequence ATGGATTTAGATAAAAATGTTATATATGAAGATGATGATTTACTCTCTCCAATAGACGTTTCAAAGATATTAGGAGTATCGAGGACTACTGTAAATTATTGGGTAAGACATTATGGACTTAAAGCTGATGTTACACCAGGAAAAAGATACAAAATTAGATATGCAGATTTAAAAGTATTTTTAGCATTCAATAAAAGAGACAAGAGAGCTAAATTAAAAAGAAGAGTATCTAAATATAAAATAGCAATTATAGAGCCTATTGAAATTACAAGAAAGAACTATTTGCAATGGCTTAGAGAAGATTATGAGGTTTCTATAGTTTCTAATTTAACTAATCCATTAAATGAATTAAAAAAGATACTTCCAGATATTATTCTAATGGATATTAATTTATCTGATGATAAGGATTATTTTTATTTATTAGACGAGATAAAAAAAGAAATAAGCTTAAGAATGGCACTTATTATTATAATCACAAAAAAATATAATGAAGATGATGTAGTTAATGGACTTGAAAAGGGTGCTTGCGATTATGTACAAAAGCCTGTTGGTCAAAATGAGTTAAATGCTAGAATTAAGAATGCTTTGAGATTTTATATAGATGTTTAA
- a CDS encoding DUF4037 domain-containing protein → MNNNIKQIINDYIEHATQKNNIDAIVLSGSKTSLINDSMSDYDIYVYSKEKVNIEMREKFAKKYSLNYELANNYFEYGDEIILKESNICLDFMYRDISYIENEIDYVWRKCNSKIGYTTAFLYNIKNSKILYESNDYFRTLQKELTKDYPKKLKDNIIEKNYNVMYLKQSASFYEQLKNAIKRNDIVSINHRTSAILASYFDILFAINEELHVGEKKLIDYAKKLCKKLPNNFDKDIEDIINNNNILEKIENLIGNIKKLF, encoded by the coding sequence ATGAATAATAATATAAAACAAATAATAAATGATTACATAGAACATGCAACGCAAAAAAATAATATAGATGCTATAGTTCTTTCCGGCTCTAAAACTAGTTTAATTAATGATAGTATGTCAGATTATGATATTTATGTTTATTCCAAAGAAAAAGTAAATATAGAAATGAGAGAAAAATTTGCCAAAAAATATTCTCTGAATTATGAATTAGCAAACAATTATTTTGAATATGGTGATGAAATTATATTAAAAGAAAGTAATATTTGTTTAGATTTTATGTATAGAGATATTTCTTATATAGAAAATGAAATTGATTATGTATGGAGAAAATGCAATTCAAAAATAGGTTACACTACAGCATTTTTATATAATATAAAGAACTCAAAAATACTTTATGAAAGTAATGATTATTTTAGAACACTTCAAAAAGAACTGACTAAAGATTATCCAAAAAAACTTAAAGATAATATTATAGAAAAAAATTATAATGTTATGTATCTCAAACAATCGGCATCATTCTACGAACAATTAAAAAATGCAATAAAAAGAAACGATATTGTTAGTATTAATCATAGAACAAGTGCTATATTAGCATCATATTTTGACATATTATTTGCTATAAATGAAGAGCTTCATGTTGGTGAGAAAAAACTTATAGATTATGCTAAGAAATTATGTAAGAAATTGCCTAATAATTTTGATAAAGACATAGAAGATATTATAAATAACAATAATATTTTAGAAAAAATAGAAAATCTTATTGGAAATATTAAAAAACTTTTTTAA
- a CDS encoding pyridoxine kinase gives MLLGNDAYNKFIEYVENNINFEFLSHIPGYDKSYEVQRESIIKLIKKSNNNESFIDYTAYTYQTLKSNIIKQIVLSRLKNENGEEYSFINDDKFNLTDDELVDYLSVLLILKDIMHTSYIAYLPIYNEYKYDVKEFRDKAKEMIDNSIDNISTLENINPIFIAIAAKSILPYSIKNDELSSSSRLISILFNISRIISSYPYVEENMINTQPIFVSAIYNLVNNASFLGLDYNMIKKLYDIVKIGEIEWKN, from the coding sequence GTGCTTTTGGGAAATGACGCTTACAACAAGTTTATCGAATACGTAGAAAACAATATTAATTTTGAGTTTCTATCTCATATACCGGGCTATGATAAAAGTTATGAAGTTCAAAGAGAATCTATTATTAAACTTATAAAAAAATCTAATAATAATGAGTCTTTTATAGATTATACAGCATATACTTATCAAACTCTAAAAAGCAATATAATAAAACAGATAGTACTTAGTCGTTTAAAAAATGAAAATGGTGAAGAGTATTCTTTTATTAATGATGATAAATTTAATCTTACAGATGATGAATTAGTTGATTATTTATCTGTACTTTTAATATTAAAAGATATAATGCATACGAGCTATATAGCGTATCTTCCTATTTATAATGAGTATAAGTATGATGTTAAAGAGTTTAGAGATAAAGCAAAGGAAATGATAGATAATTCTATTGATAATATATCTACTTTAGAGAATATTAATCCAATATTTATAGCAATAGCTGCAAAAAGTATATTGCCATATTCGATAAAGAATGATGAATTATCTTCTTCATCAAGGCTTATATCAATTTTGTTTAATATATCTAGGATAATATCATCATATCCATATGTTGAAGAAAATATGATAAATACTCAGCCTATATTTGTAAGTGCTATATATAATTTGGTAAATAATGCTTCATTTTTGGGATTAGATTATAATATGATTAAAAAATTGTATGATATAGTAAAAATAGGGGAAATAGAGTGGAAAAACTAA
- a CDS encoding Bor/Iss family lipoprotein — MTKIIVLLLALSIFAISCSYQHRHLIGDGPQSGVELTRKQWYALWGLVPVNDVNVTELAGNSENYEVYSRRSAGDVFINLITGLVSFTSRTVTVTK; from the coding sequence ATGACAAAGATTATAGTTTTATTATTAGCTCTAAGCATATTTGCTATTTCATGTTCTTATCAGCATAGGCATTTAATAGGTGACGGACCTCAAAGCGGTGTTGAATTAACAAGAAAGCAATGGTATGCACTTTGGGGATTGGTTCCTGTTAATGATGTTAATGTAACAGAGTTGGCTGGCAATTCAGAAAATTATGAGGTCTATTCAAGAAGAAGTGCGGGTGATGTATTTATAAATCTTATCACAGGTTTAGTTAGTTTTACAAGCAGAACTGTTACTGTAACAAAATAA
- a CDS encoding PD-(D/E)XK nuclease family protein: MNYRIEDLKNTWQFPFNKSKEIIKDIFSIIQKYAKDDILKKYRDYIKKNTFKEDYPFNIFELISDTYYKENFHSDIIAKLLEHETVLKYFLDFIDVDASKYLNNNYSVVREENKIDILIKTDTNCIIIENKLNWAKDMKEQLSRYYNDCLKNNLEPEVIYLSPNTLKQPTPQSIGNIPKEKIKIIYGYDGEDEDFYTKVIENSLNDFIKNNEAKEWILLAEHYLKILRETGVTKMDKLTQDFYNEIINNTDEYEKIKLIADMYNNLIVTRINNLVSKFQGDNWKNECFYKDFESKKRGLNYAIAIYLDNDYYWFNLFSRGEDTGDDPKLIKKLEQDNKDIKAWLKKHNLFDDTFYFDGRWSKEFKFPQQEKELYDFTEKVIQLLEKEVESICSK; encoded by the coding sequence ATGAATTATAGAATAGAAGATTTAAAAAATACTTGGCAATTTCCATTCAATAAATCTAAAGAAATCATAAAAGATATTTTTTCTATTATACAAAAATATGCTAAAGATGATATACTTAAGAAATATCGTGATTATATCAAGAAAAATACTTTTAAAGAAGATTATCCTTTTAATATATTTGAACTTATTTCTGATACATATTACAAAGAAAATTTTCATTCTGATATAATAGCAAAACTTTTAGAACATGAAACTGTATTAAAATATTTTCTTGATTTTATAGATGTTGATGCTTCTAAATATTTAAATAATAATTATTCAGTTGTAAGAGAAGAAAATAAAATTGATATTTTAATTAAAACTGATACAAATTGCATAATTATAGAAAACAAACTTAATTGGGCTAAAGATATGAAAGAGCAATTATCAAGATATTATAATGATTGTTTAAAAAATAATTTAGAACCTGAAGTAATATATTTATCTCCTAATACATTAAAACAGCCTACACCTCAAAGTATTGGAAATATACCAAAAGAAAAAATCAAAATCATATACGGATATGATGGAGAAGATGAAGATTTTTATACTAAAGTAATAGAAAACAGTTTAAATGATTTTATAAAAAATAATGAAGCTAAGGAATGGATATTATTAGCAGAGCATTATTTAAAAATATTAAGAGAAACAGGAGTAACTAAAATGGATAAATTAACACAAGATTTTTATAATGAAATAATAAATAATACTGATGAATACGAAAAAATAAAATTAATAGCGGATATGTATAATAATTTAATTGTAACTCGTATCAATAACTTAGTTTCAAAATTTCAAGGTGATAATTGGAAAAATGAATGTTTTTACAAAGATTTTGAAAGCAAGAAAAGAGGGCTTAATTATGCTATAGCGATATACTTGGATAATGATTATTATTGGTTCAATTTATTTTCAAGAGGTGAAGATACTGGAGATGATCCAAAATTAATAAAAAAATTGGAGCAGGATAATAAAGATATAAAGGCTTGGCTTAAAAAACATAATTTATTTGACGATACTTTTTATTTTGATGGCAGATGGTCAAAAGAATTTAAATTTCCACAGCAGGAAAAAGAATTATATGACTTTACTGAAAAAGTTATACAACTTCTAGAAAAAGAGGTTGAAAGTATATGCAGTAAATAA
- the ligA gene encoding NAD-dependent DNA ligase LigA produces the protein MNIEEAKQKIEQLTKTINYHNKLYYTDDNPEIEDYEYDKLFRELENLEREFPALKKDDSPTNKVGGTILEKFEKFEHPIAMYSLSNVMNEEEFLEFDNRMQKELNASNIKYTVENKFDGLALELIYEKGKLIVASTRGDGQVGENVTNNVKMISNVPKNIKETKKLIVRGEALITKKDFEALNKEREELEEIPFANARNAAAGGLRQLDSAESKKRRLKFFAYQIANYKDFDLTNEYKSMEFLSELGFTVEGVHPNIEAKKVLETYYSIQENRSKMDYEIDGLVIKVDDVKYQEKLGFLSRAPRFAVAFKFKPEEKETILKNIEVQVGRTGALTPVAKLEPVQVGGVTVSNVTLHNPNEIKSKDIRIGDTVVVIRSGDVIPKIVRVVLDKRPSESKVFEFPKKCPVCGGDTAITDGDVIVRCINNECPSKITRYIEYFVSKPAMNIDGIGKEWISAFTKSGLVKTPADIYKITKKDLFKFERMGEKLADNMIKSIEESKNTTLKRFIYALGMRQVGETTADLLAKYFTSVDNFKKATIEDLQNIEGIGEISAKSIYDFLNNEKSLKLIEDLINEGVNPVFEKLTTVESPLTGKNVVITGSIEGFTRTSAKETAERLGANVQSAVSKNTDILIVGEKAGSKLKKAQDLGVEIMEADEFIKLANI, from the coding sequence ATGAATATAGAAGAAGCTAAACAAAAAATTGAACAATTAACAAAAACTATTAATTACCATAATAAGCTTTATTATACAGATGATAACCCTGAAATAGAAGATTATGAATATGATAAACTCTTTAGAGAATTAGAAAATCTTGAGAGAGAGTTTCCAGCATTAAAAAAAGATGACAGCCCCACAAATAAAGTAGGAGGCACTATACTTGAAAAGTTTGAGAAGTTTGAGCACCCTATTGCAATGTACTCACTTTCTAATGTTATGAACGAAGAGGAATTCTTAGAGTTTGACAATAGAATGCAAAAAGAACTTAATGCAAGTAATATAAAATACACTGTTGAAAATAAATTTGACGGACTTGCTTTAGAGTTAATATATGAAAAAGGAAAACTCATAGTTGCAAGCACAAGAGGAGACGGACAAGTTGGTGAGAATGTTACTAATAATGTTAAGATGATAAGCAATGTTCCAAAAAACATAAAAGAGACAAAAAAACTCATTGTACGCGGAGAGGCATTAATAACAAAAAAGGATTTTGAAGCATTAAACAAAGAGAGAGAGGAGCTTGAAGAGATACCTTTTGCTAATGCTAGAAATGCTGCTGCTGGAGGATTAAGACAATTAGACAGTGCAGAGAGTAAAAAAAGAAGATTAAAATTCTTTGCCTATCAGATTGCAAATTATAAAGATTTTGATTTAACTAATGAATACAAATCAATGGAGTTTTTATCAGAATTAGGCTTTACAGTTGAAGGAGTACATCCAAATATTGAAGCTAAAAAAGTATTAGAAACTTATTACAGCATACAAGAAAATAGAAGCAAAATGGATTATGAAATTGACGGTCTTGTAATAAAGGTTGATGATGTTAAGTATCAGGAGAAATTAGGATTCTTATCACGTGCTCCAAGATTTGCGGTTGCATTTAAGTTTAAACCAGAAGAGAAAGAAACAATACTTAAAAACATAGAAGTACAAGTTGGACGTACTGGTGCATTAACACCTGTTGCAAAGTTAGAGCCTGTTCAGGTTGGTGGTGTTACTGTTTCAAATGTTACGCTTCATAACCCTAATGAAATAAAATCAAAAGATATAAGAATAGGGGACACTGTTGTAGTTATACGTTCTGGGGACGTTATACCAAAAATTGTGAGAGTTGTATTAGACAAAAGACCTTCAGAGAGTAAAGTTTTTGAGTTTCCTAAAAAATGCCCTGTTTGCGGAGGAGATACTGCTATAACTGATGGTGATGTAATTGTGCGATGCATAAATAATGAATGCCCAAGCAAGATTACAAGATATATAGAATATTTTGTTTCAAAACCTGCTATGAATATAGACGGTATAGGCAAAGAATGGATTTCCGCATTTACAAAAAGCGGGCTTGTTAAAACACCTGCAGATATTTATAAAATAACAAAAAAAGATTTATTTAAGTTTGAGAGAATGGGAGAGAAGTTGGCAGACAATATGATAAAATCTATTGAAGAGAGTAAAAATACCACTCTAAAAAGATTTATATATGCATTGGGAATGCGTCAGGTAGGAGAGACTACTGCAGACTTACTTGCTAAATATTTCACTTCAGTGGACAATTTCAAAAAAGCTACTATTGAAGATTTACAAAATATTGAAGGTATAGGCGAGATAAGTGCTAAGAGTATTTATGATTTTCTTAACAATGAAAAGTCATTAAAGTTAATAGAAGATTTAATTAATGAAGGAGTTAATCCTGTATTTGAAAAACTTACAACTGTAGAATCGCCTCTCACAGGAAAAAATGTTGTAATAACAGGTTCCATAGAAGGTTTTACAAGGACTTCGGCAAAAGAAACTGCAGAAAGGCTCGGAGCAAATGTACAATCTGCAGTATCAAAAAACACAGATATTTTGATTGTAGGCGAGAAAGCAGGAAGCAAACTCAAAAAAGCTCAGGATTTAGGCGTAGAGATAATGGAAGCAGATGAGTTTATAAAGCTTGCTAATATATAG
- a CDS encoding tetratricopeptide repeat protein, translated as MADDIIKELLGKSKEAFDNNNFELSIEYLEKILFYQEDNYKIYYLIGINKNHLKQYEEAIRNLNKAIELNPNYKEAKQALKRTENDLDIHNFINNNSLIENDSGKDSRYYFDKALKFYDEGKYKESIVYYSKTIELEPNYIYAYYNRGIAKTELQQYKEAVKDYDKAIELDSSNPEYYNNRGNAKADLYQYEEAIKDYNKAIELNNNDSLAYFYKGKAKADLYQYEEAIKDYDKAIELNNNDPLAYFYRGTAKFNLQKYEEAIKDYDKDIELNNNDSLDYFCRGNAKLNLQQYEEAIKDYDKAIELDHNDLYAYYNRADAKINLQQYEEAIKDFCKCIETYKSDIHAYNQIGFCKIKLANIDLKNNNISKAKELLNESIEYCSKGIKIVNYNAEIYDTRGYAKTKLANIERYNGNIKKAVKMYNDCLKDFCKVEELGKEIPETFNSIGYIKNILANIQKGSISDEEYKKLKSESLENFEKAYKISNDKLKPKMEKYLIKLAKENDSVGIEFCYRNDIDYSK; from the coding sequence ATGGCTGATGATATTATTAAAGAATTATTAGGTAAATCTAAAGAAGCATTTGATAATAATAATTTTGAATTATCTATAGAATATCTTGAAAAAATTTTGTTTTATCAAGAAGATAATTATAAAATTTATTATCTTATAGGAATAAATAAAAATCATTTAAAACAATATGAGGAAGCTATAAGAAATTTAAACAAAGCCATAGAATTAAATCCTAATTATAAAGAAGCAAAGCAGGCATTAAAAAGAACTGAAAATGATTTAGATATACATAATTTTATTAATAATAATTCATTAATAGAAAATGACTCCGGAAAAGATTCAAGATATTATTTTGATAAGGCACTTAAATTTTATGATGAAGGAAAATATAAAGAATCTATAGTATATTACAGTAAAACTATAGAGTTAGAACCTAATTATATTTATGCTTATTATAACAGAGGAATTGCTAAAACAGAGCTGCAACAGTATAAAGAAGCGGTTAAAGATTATGATAAAGCCATAGAATTAGACAGCAGCAATCCAGAATATTATAATAATAGAGGGAATGCTAAAGCAGATTTGTATCAGTATGAAGAAGCAATCAAAGATTATAACAAAGCCATAGAATTAAATAATAATGATTCATTAGCTTATTTTTATAAAGGAAAAGCTAAAGCTGATTTGTATCAGTATGAAGAAGCTATAAAAGATTATGATAAAGCTATAGAATTAAATAATAATGATCCATTAGCTTATTTTTATAGAGGAACTGCTAAATTTAATTTACAGAAGTATGAGGAAGCTATAAAAGATTATGATAAAGATATAGAATTAAATAATAATGATTCATTAGATTATTTTTGTAGAGGAAATGCTAAACTTAATTTACAGCAGTATGAGGAAGCTATAAAAGATTATGATAAGGCTATAGAATTAGATCATAATGATTTATATGCTTATTATAATAGAGCAGATGCTAAAATAAATTTACAGCAATATGAGGAAGCGATTAAAGATTTTTGTAAATGCATAGAAACATACAAAAGTGATATACATGCTTATAATCAAATAGGCTTCTGTAAAATTAAATTAGCAAATATTGACTTGAAAAATAATAATATTTCAAAAGCAAAAGAGTTATTAAATGAATCTATAGAGTATTGTAGTAAGGGTATTAAAATAGTTAATTATAATGCTGAAATATATGACACTAGAGGATATGCTAAAACTAAACTTGCTAATATTGAAAGATATAACGGAAATATAAAAAAAGCAGTTAAAATGTATAATGACTGCTTAAAAGATTTTTGTAAAGTTGAAGAATTAGGAAAAGAAATACCAGAAACTTTTAACAGTATAGGATATATTAAAAATATACTTGCCAACATTCAAAAAGGAAGTATTTCAGATGAAGAATATAAAAAATTAAAATCTGAATCTTTAGAAAATTTTGAAAAAGCGTACAAAATATCTAATGATAAATTAAAACCAAAAATGGAAAAGTACTTGATAAAGCTTGCAAAAGAAAATGACAGTGTGGGTATAGAGTTTTGTTATAGAAATGATATTGATTATAGTAAATAA